A window of Agrobacterium tumefaciens contains these coding sequences:
- a CDS encoding ABC transporter permease encodes MTTNAADVELGAKSGRKPHRRIPPEANIFFVLIGIALVYEILGWIFIGQSFLMNQQRLTIMILQVSVIGIIAVGVTQVIITGGIDLSSGSVVGLTAMLSASVGQSSTWPRALYPGLTDLPFFIPLAVGVLAGALAGFINGQLIARTKIPPFIATLGMMVTARGLSKWYTKGQPISGLTDGFNFIGTGIWPVVVFLVVAVIFHVALRYTRYGKFTYAIGANQQAARVSGINIEAHLVKVYAIAGLLAGLAGVVTAARAQTAQAGMGVMYELDAIAAAVIGGTSLAGGAGRITGTVIGTIILGVMTSGFTFLRVDAYYQEIVKGLIIVAAVVADVYRQKKRAKR; translated from the coding sequence ATGACTACGAACGCCGCCGACGTGGAGTTGGGTGCAAAATCTGGACGCAAGCCGCACCGGCGCATACCGCCCGAGGCCAATATTTTCTTCGTTCTGATCGGCATTGCGCTGGTCTATGAAATCCTCGGCTGGATTTTCATCGGCCAGAGCTTTTTGATGAATCAGCAGCGCCTGACGATCATGATCCTGCAGGTGTCTGTCATCGGCATCATCGCCGTTGGCGTGACGCAGGTCATCATCACCGGCGGCATCGATCTTTCTTCCGGCTCCGTTGTCGGCCTGACCGCGATGTTGTCCGCGAGCGTCGGGCAGTCATCGACATGGCCCCGGGCGCTTTATCCTGGTTTGACCGATCTGCCTTTTTTCATTCCGCTGGCGGTCGGTGTTCTGGCTGGTGCATTGGCGGGTTTCATTAACGGCCAGCTTATTGCCCGAACCAAAATTCCGCCGTTCATCGCCACACTCGGCATGATGGTGACAGCGCGCGGTCTTTCAAAATGGTACACAAAGGGTCAGCCGATCTCCGGGCTCACCGATGGCTTCAATTTCATCGGCACTGGCATCTGGCCGGTCGTGGTGTTCCTCGTCGTCGCCGTCATCTTCCATGTGGCGCTGCGCTATACGCGTTACGGCAAGTTTACCTATGCGATCGGCGCCAACCAGCAGGCCGCACGCGTGTCCGGTATCAATATCGAGGCGCATCTGGTCAAGGTCTATGCGATTGCCGGTCTGCTCGCAGGTCTTGCCGGTGTCGTCACCGCGGCCCGTGCGCAGACCGCACAGGCCGGTATGGGCGTGATGTATGAGCTTGATGCCATCGCCGCAGCCGTAATCGGCGGCACGTCGCTGGCCGGCGGCGCGGGACGTATCACCGGAACCGTGATCGGCACGATCATTCTGGGTGTCATGACGTCCGGCTTCACATTCCTCAGGGTCGACGCCTACTATCAGGAGATCGTCAAAGGCCTGATCATCGTCGCCGCCGTGGTGGCCGACGTCTACCGCCAGAAGAAGCGCGCAAAGCGCTAA
- a CDS encoding gamma-glutamyl-gamma-aminobutyrate hydrolase family protein has product MPKPIIAVPADIRHFAGADWHAAQNQYLSAALKVAGVMSFVVPAFENGNEIDAILDRVDGLLVSGSATNVHPSLYGKEAQESDGPFDPARDATSLPLIRRTIERGIPMLAICRGIQELNVALGGTLASEIQEQPGTWDHRKPEHDDRDVAFAIRQPVHVSEGSCIAQHLGMSGEIQINSLHRQAIAETAPRLQVEATAADGTIEAVSVLDAKGFAVGVQWHPEYWAETDAPSRALFEAFGKAVHAYRDSKV; this is encoded by the coding sequence ATGCCAAAACCCATCATCGCCGTTCCCGCCGACATCAGGCATTTTGCCGGAGCCGACTGGCACGCCGCGCAGAACCAGTATCTTTCCGCCGCTCTGAAAGTCGCCGGCGTCATGTCCTTCGTCGTCCCCGCATTCGAGAATGGCAATGAGATCGACGCCATTCTGGACCGGGTGGATGGCCTGCTGGTATCCGGCTCCGCGACCAACGTGCACCCTTCGCTCTACGGAAAAGAGGCACAAGAGAGTGACGGTCCTTTCGATCCAGCCCGCGATGCCACCAGCCTGCCGCTCATTCGCCGCACCATCGAGCGCGGAATTCCAATGCTCGCCATCTGCCGTGGCATTCAGGAGCTGAACGTGGCGCTTGGCGGCACGCTGGCGTCCGAAATCCAGGAGCAGCCCGGCACATGGGACCACCGCAAGCCGGAACATGACGATCGCGACGTGGCCTTCGCCATTCGCCAGCCGGTTCATGTGAGCGAAGGCTCCTGCATCGCACAGCATCTCGGCATGTCGGGCGAAATCCAGATCAATTCACTGCACCGGCAGGCGATCGCCGAAACCGCACCGCGTCTGCAGGTGGAAGCAACGGCGGCGGACGGCACCATCGAGGCCGTCTCGGTTTTAGACGCCAAAGGCTTTGCTGTCGGTGTACAGTGGCATCCGGAATATTGGGCCGAAACGGATGCGCCATCGCGGGCGCTGTTCGAAGCCTTCGGCAAAGCTGTCCACGCCTACCGAGACAGCAAGGTCTGA
- a CDS encoding TRAP transporter substrate-binding protein codes for MDRRSFMRKGALAGAATAALAAPAIAQQNTKITWRLTSSFPKSLDTIYGGAEDISKHVAAATDGNFTIQPFAAGEIVPGLQAADAVSSGTVEMCHTCSYYYVGKDPTFAIGTAIPFGLNARLTNSWFYEGNGNKLLNEFYAKHNLYGMISGNTGAQMGGWFRKEINTVDDFKGVKMRIAGLAGKVVEKLGVVPQQIAGGDIYPALEKGTIDAAEWVGPYDDHKLGFQKVAKYYYYPAFWEGGPVIHSFVNLDKWNSLPKHYQTALQDACAFANTNMMAKYDARNPIAIKQLVSEGAVLRPFSQEILEACYKSALEVYANISASNPDFKKIYEDQVAFKREGYLWMQLAEYTFDTFMMIQQRNGKL; via the coding sequence ATGGATCGCCGTTCCTTTATGAGAAAAGGTGCGCTTGCGGGAGCTGCCACGGCAGCACTGGCTGCGCCCGCCATTGCGCAGCAAAATACCAAGATCACCTGGCGCCTGACGTCATCGTTTCCGAAATCACTCGACACGATCTATGGCGGCGCAGAGGATATTTCCAAACATGTGGCCGCCGCGACGGATGGCAATTTCACCATTCAGCCCTTTGCCGCTGGGGAAATCGTGCCTGGTCTGCAGGCGGCCGATGCGGTGTCTTCGGGCACCGTCGAAATGTGCCACACCTGCTCCTATTATTATGTCGGCAAGGACCCGACCTTCGCCATCGGCACGGCCATACCCTTCGGCCTTAATGCTCGCCTGACGAACTCTTGGTTCTATGAGGGCAACGGCAACAAATTGCTGAACGAGTTTTACGCCAAGCACAATCTTTACGGCATGATTTCTGGCAACACCGGCGCCCAGATGGGTGGATGGTTCCGCAAGGAAATCAACACGGTTGATGACTTCAAGGGCGTGAAGATGCGTATCGCCGGTCTCGCCGGCAAGGTGGTTGAAAAGCTCGGCGTCGTGCCGCAGCAGATCGCCGGCGGCGATATTTACCCGGCGCTCGAAAAGGGCACCATCGATGCGGCGGAATGGGTTGGCCCTTACGACGACCACAAGCTCGGCTTCCAGAAAGTGGCGAAGTATTATTATTATCCGGCCTTCTGGGAAGGCGGTCCGGTCATCCACTCCTTTGTCAATCTCGACAAGTGGAACAGCCTGCCGAAGCACTACCAGACGGCTCTGCAGGACGCCTGCGCCTTCGCAAATACCAATATGATGGCGAAATACGACGCCAGGAACCCGATCGCCATCAAGCAGCTAGTGTCTGAAGGTGCTGTGCTGCGGCCGTTCAGCCAGGAAATTCTCGAGGCTTGCTATAAATCGGCGCTCGAGGTCTACGCCAATATTTCGGCGTCCAATCCTGACTTCAAGAAAATCTACGAGGATCAGGTAGCCTTCAAGCGCGAGGGATATCTCTGGATGCAGCTCGCTGAATATACTTTCGACACCTTCATGATGATCCAGCAGCGCAACGGCAAGCTCTGA